ACCACATATACCTAAATAAAGAGTGTTtataaatttcaagcatctgcgattaaaagttgctgagaaatctttgatgaaaattttttgtctgattgaaacaaaaatgaatcCCACCATATGGAATGGTTTAATTgtggcgtttttttttttttattattcaacaatGTGTTTTCATTGGTATGCATGATGAACGCCAGaggttttacattttttttataatgatgcAACAGGTTCTTTGAATCTCTgtccaaataaataaattataagtaTACTCACCCACTATGATCCCCTTTCCTGATGCTTTTCTGCACAAACTTTATTCCAGACacaatgtttttctttgattgTGCTGTAAtgaaaaacttaaatatttcaGACTTTGTTCATCACACTACAGTTGGTTTTATGAAATCCTCGTTATGCTGAGAATTAGTGCTAACATGCATGCAGTTGACATTTTTTTGTCCCAGTTCAAATCAACAGCTATGTTTGAgcatttcttgaaaaaaaattttatttcatttttttctcttaaacaatgaatttcatgATGCTTCATGATGCTTATTCATTCTTCAGAAATGTTTTCAGTGGCCAATGACTCACAAGTTGAAGTTTATCAAAACCAGTTCTGATGCATTTGATTTTACCCTTTTATTCAAATGCTGAACACTTAAACAGTagcattacttttttttttataaaagaatgtTTATAACTTATGAAATACACATGCCCAGGATAGGCACCtgcaattaatttctttttacatctatatataacaaactttatttatttctcgtATGTACCGAGGTACATCAAAATTCAACAACTTTGGTTTTCCAGTAAACAATCTTATTACAGAGATCTCATGTGCCATTCTTTTGCTTTCTGCAGAAGCCAAGGAGTTGTTGATTTTGAATGTTTATGCAAAAAATCAACAAGTTGGTTCATGTAggtttaaaaaagaagaattaaaCCAGAcagagttggggtcaattactttgaaaagtaattaattactttcaaatacattgacaattttatcaattacttgcaattacaattacattgattttttaaaatgtaattaattactctcaattaatttgataaatgtaattaattacatttcaattactttagttttattttttttaattttgagaacaTATATATTAACGACATTATACATGGCTTTATGTacggttatgtttttaaaggttgtatagttcagttcagatcagatttcttgaaaattttctttaacattaaattcattaagtaccattgagttcatttttggttctgaataatattttctcaATAGTGAATTAATCTTTATTCACATATGAAAACTATGTTTATTCAAAAAGTACAACTTTCAGCAGTACAacatatcagtatataaataataattgctatAATTCACAAGAATGAGATATTTTTATTCCCTTGAGTCTAAAATCAATTGGGGTTCTTGGGTATTGGAGGAGTTCACAACTCCACAAAATTAGATCATTACCTATTGCTCTGGGCAGTGTGTCATGCTGTATAAACATAACAAACATTAtgggacatttaattattgtataaacaaaagtccatgccaaacatgtataaaatctacatgtatttatcattataagacaccttttttatattttaaacttggaaaaaagtaattgagatgtattgaaaagtaattgaaaatacacaatatttttggaatgtatttaaatacattcaattacttgtaattgaagacagactcaattaccaattactttcaattactttgaaaaatgtaattaattacactcaattacaaatacttttttctatTACCCCATCCCTGAAACCAGAGGTGGAAACAAAGAAGAATCGTATAATGAGGGAATATggaataaatgcatatatgtcAAGTTTATCAAGTTAAATGAGAAATTAGCTGATAAAGTAAGGCGTTATCCAAAAGGGTGTCCTTCCTTATTATGTTTTCTCCAAGGCACCCATTTTTAAGGTgaaataacacacctggaaaaagtcacttaaattaattaacagtaaattatttgattatgaaagatatgatgataaataaacCGTACAtgtcaaataaatgaaaaaatctgaagtttggggataaaaaatgagtatctaaaaaattcaatacagtAAGAAACAACAAAAGCCGGCTAACCCGAATTACAGAAATGACAGTATTTACCGAAATGATGCCTGAAATTACTGGAATGACACCTAAATCTAAAGAAATGACacctaatttttatttaaaaaatgtttttcaccacaaatatattaaattatatcaataaatgTCTTTATCATTGTAAATAATTGGTATAATTGCAAGACGGAAAATGGTCGGATAGTTAGACAATTATGATATGAGCATGAATGTAATTTGACCCTCTGATATTTAAAAGCATGCAATTAAAATTCCTCATTAATTGTTATATGTATTGttaattagaaaatattaatttaaattgaatttttctccataatttattttatacaaataataaatcattattgTCGTTGTAACAGTTATCGTTCTTTaaggtttttatttctttttggtTATGAAGCATTTACCTGAAAGACATAAacgtataatataatataaccccatttcaatgtatttgaaaTGTCATTCCTGAAGATTTTAGTGTCATTTCGGTAATTTCAAGTACCATTTCTGTAATTACTGTCATTTCGGTAATTCAATGTACCGACAAAAGCCCTGTGGGAATGGAACTCGGGGATGCATGGATCACAAGCCCGACATTGTATCCACTCTGCTATGGAATAAGTTACATATTGCCATCAACAAAatcctttaaataaaacaatatgtctTTTCGATCAGAGGCATCTCATTTTTTGTGATCcttaacgatttttttttttacacaagcaATGGCACATTATCAAATATTCAAATACTGTATCATTAGTTTTCAATTCCATGCACACCTTACAACGTATTTTTAGCGCTTAATTAATCTAGAAACATAATCTCTGCTGGATAAATCTCAAATGTTGTGTACATTTCACATGCATGCACCTTTTTTAATAACTTTGTACAGTCTTTTGGTTAACTTCCGACTGGCAAGTGGCTTTGATATAGGACTAAGATACTTCGTTTTTTCTGCCCATGCCTCTTTCCCATCCTTTTCCTCTACCTCTTCTCCTCCTTCAGACtttcttttctctttcttttcttttcccatttttttaaatgcacgtgttgatgtaaaaataaatctacACTATTCAACCGCTTTGAAATTTAAGATCTTTTTCACTATCAATCAAACGTTTATCATACTCTGACAAGAATTGCGTTTAAACAACTCGTACATAGATACGAAATAAGTGTTTCAAGGGTATTTAATGTTATGATTTGTCagtaattttattgtttgactTTCAaactttcaacattttttaatattttaactacaaaaggttttttaaataaaaaatccactGTTTCAAAAATGGAATTCCGAATTATTCATAGTACACACTGTCTTTACAAAGATGGCGACCAAAGAACCTTCTTCTT
This is a stretch of genomic DNA from Crassostrea angulata isolate pt1a10 chromosome 4, ASM2561291v2, whole genome shotgun sequence. It encodes these proteins:
- the LOC128179857 gene encoding H/ACA ribonucleoprotein complex subunit 2-like protein; this encodes MGKEKKEKRKSEGGEEVEEKDGKEAWAEKTKYLSPISKPLASRKLTKRLYKVIKKAQSKKNIVSGIKFVQKSIRKGDHSGIMILAGDVSPIDVISHIPILCEENQIPYCYVPSKTDLGGACGNRRSMTMLIVKPNEDYQDLFEECKTEIQNLPMPI